A genomic window from Carassius carassius chromosome 29, fCarCar2.1, whole genome shotgun sequence includes:
- the glod5 gene encoding glyoxalase domain-containing protein 5, with protein MALRVCSTFLRSYSTHGKSVLGGLSSSIRLKSSCPVDISHLDHLVLTVRDLNRTTHFYSKVLGMEVVTFKGDRKALSFGEQKLNLHEAGKEFEPKAKTPTPGSADLCLITKTPLTTVAAHLEACGVTIEEGPVDRTGAVGPIRSLYFRDPDHNLIEVSNYQQ; from the exons ATGGCTCTACGCGTATGCAGCACTTTTCTCCGTTCTTACTCGACTCACGGCAAG TCAGTTCTGGGTGGACTCTCATCATCCATCCGGTTGAAAAGTTCCTGTCCCGTTGACATCAGTCATCTGGACCACCTGGTGCTCACGGTTCGGGACCTGAACAGAACCACACACTTCTACTCCAAGGTTTTGGGGATGGAGGTCGTCACTTTTAAG GGCGACCGGAAAGCTCTGAGTTTCGGAGAGCAAAAACTGAACCTGCATGAGGCTGGGAAGGAGTTTGAGCCCAAAGCCAAAACCCCGACTCCGGGATCTGCTGACTTGTGCCTGATTACCAAAACCCCTCTGACCACCGTGGCTGCCCACCTCGAG GCGTGTGGCGTGACCATCGAGGAGGGTCCCGTGGACAGGACGGGTGCTGTGGGTCCCATCCGCTCACTCTATTTCCGTGACCCTGACCACAACTTGATTGAAGTCTCCAATTACCAGCAGTAG